A single region of the Variovorax paradoxus genome encodes:
- a CDS encoding SurA N-terminal domain-containing protein, with product MFDFFRKYNKIVMIFLFLLIIPSFVLFGVDRYQGSGNEEKVARVDGNNITRSEWDAQHRNEVDRIRQQSPNVDPTLLDSDAMRYATLERLVRDRVLAAAAAKSNMTVSEERLSRIFAQDAGLAAFRTPDGKFDRETFQRVTGRTPEQYEASMRADLATQQVLLGISGTAFTPPALAAATINAFYDSREIQVARFTPESFASKVTISDADIETYYKDHTAQFQAPEQASIEYLVLDLEAAKKNVSVNEADLKTYYEQNKARFGTKEERRASHILITAPASASAADREKAKAKAEQLLAEVKKAPATFADVARKNSQDPGSAEKGGDLDFVTRGAMVKPFDDAMFALKKGDISDVIETEFGYHIIRLTDIKPAVVPPFEQVRATIESDVRAQQATQEFAKAAEAFTDAVYQQPDSLKPAADKLKLTIQTATNVARTPAPGATGALASRNFLSALFAPDSLDRKQNTEAIEVGSNQLASGRVTQYSPARPIPLAEVKDKIRAQLVTERAAVLAKTEGEAKLAAWTTKADGATFGTPVTVSRRESQSQPLAVIDAALRADASKLPALVGVDLGTQGYAVVRVTKVVPRTPSAPEQAQQENAQIGQSVAAAEDVAYYNMLKERFKAEILVPKPADTLPAAR from the coding sequence ATGTTTGATTTCTTCCGCAAGTACAACAAGATCGTCATGATTTTCTTGTTCTTGCTGATCATTCCCTCGTTCGTCCTCTTCGGTGTGGACCGCTACCAGGGCTCCGGCAACGAGGAAAAGGTTGCGCGTGTCGATGGCAACAACATCACCCGTTCGGAGTGGGACGCCCAGCACCGCAACGAAGTCGACCGCATCCGCCAGCAGTCGCCGAACGTCGACCCGACGCTGCTCGATTCCGATGCAATGCGCTATGCCACGCTGGAGCGCCTGGTGCGCGACCGCGTGCTGGCAGCCGCTGCAGCCAAATCGAACATGACGGTGTCCGAAGAGCGGCTGTCCCGGATCTTCGCGCAGGACGCCGGCCTTGCCGCCTTCCGCACGCCAGATGGCAAGTTCGACCGCGAGACCTTCCAGCGCGTGACCGGCCGCACGCCGGAGCAGTACGAGGCCTCGATGCGTGCCGATCTCGCAACGCAGCAGGTGCTGCTGGGCATTTCGGGCACTGCGTTCACACCGCCCGCGCTGGCTGCCGCCACCATCAACGCCTTTTATGACAGCCGCGAAATCCAGGTCGCACGCTTCACCCCCGAGAGCTTCGCGTCGAAGGTGACGATCAGCGATGCCGACATCGAGACCTACTACAAGGACCACACGGCGCAGTTCCAGGCGCCCGAACAGGCCAGCATCGAGTACCTGGTGCTCGACCTCGAAGCGGCCAAGAAGAACGTCTCGGTGAACGAGGCCGACCTCAAGACCTACTACGAACAGAACAAGGCGCGCTTCGGCACGAAGGAAGAGCGCCGCGCGAGCCATATCCTGATTACCGCACCGGCGAGTGCGTCGGCGGCCGATCGCGAAAAAGCCAAGGCAAAGGCGGAGCAACTGCTGGCTGAAGTGAAGAAGGCACCAGCCACCTTTGCCGATGTGGCCCGCAAGAATTCGCAAGACCCCGGTTCCGCCGAGAAGGGCGGAGACCTCGACTTCGTGACCCGCGGCGCAATGGTCAAGCCGTTTGACGACGCGATGTTCGCGCTCAAGAAGGGCGACATCAGCGACGTGATCGAAACCGAGTTCGGCTATCACATCATCCGGCTGACCGACATCAAGCCGGCGGTGGTGCCTCCGTTCGAGCAGGTGCGTGCCACCATCGAGAGCGACGTTCGCGCGCAGCAGGCAACGCAGGAGTTCGCAAAGGCCGCGGAAGCCTTCACCGATGCGGTGTACCAGCAGCCCGACAGCCTCAAGCCCGCGGCGGACAAGCTGAAGCTCACGATCCAGACCGCCACCAATGTGGCGCGCACGCCCGCACCGGGCGCCACCGGTGCGCTGGCGAGCCGCAACTTCCTGAGCGCCTTGTTTGCGCCCGATTCGCTCGACCGCAAGCAGAACACCGAAGCCATCGAAGTCGGCTCCAACCAGCTCGCATCGGGTCGCGTGACGCAGTACTCGCCGGCGCGTCCCATTCCGCTGGCCGAAGTGAAGGACAAGATCCGCGCGCAACTCGTCACCGAGCGCGCCGCGGTGCTGGCAAAGACCGAAGGCGAGGCCAAGCTCGCTGCCTGGACCACCAAGGCCGACGGCGCAACCTTCGGCACACCGGTCACGGTTTCGCGCCGCGAATCGCAAAGCCAGCCTCTGGCAGTCATCGATGCCGCGCTGCGTGCCGATGCGTCCAAGCTGCCGGCGCTGGTGGGTGTCGATCTGGGCACCCAGGGCTATGCGGTGGTTCGCGTGACCAAGGTCGTTCCGCGCACGCCTTCGGCACCTGAACAGGCGCAGCAAGAGAACGCGCAGATCGGCCAATCCGTGGCCGCCGCGGAGGATGTTGCGTACTACAACATGCTGAAGGAACGCTTCAAGGCCGAGATCCTCGTGCCGAAGCCGGCGGACACGCTGCCGGCGGCACGCTGA
- a CDS encoding peptidoglycan DD-metalloendopeptidase family protein, whose amino-acid sequence MQGFGNRSWCAGITLAVVLVIAGCAAPRGPAPVEDRGTMTRAPNAVPGGPLITTDASGKPLPGIENYGKPGYYAVRPGDTIRRIGNETGQSWQNIARWNNLDNPDLIEVGQVLRVVPPVGPTSTPVAAAAAPTEGAVTKPVTPPAVLPAAPASAAASKPPVTASPSAPAANSGDEDLGWIWPAHGTLIAGFDDAKNKGFDIGGKAGDAVLAAADGRVVYAGAGLRGYGNLIILKHNNTYLTAYAHNQTLLVKEDQSVQKGQKIAEMGNSDADRVKLHFEIRRQGKPVDPARYLPSR is encoded by the coding sequence ATGCAGGGTTTTGGCAATCGGAGTTGGTGCGCTGGTATCACGTTGGCCGTTGTGCTCGTGATTGCAGGCTGCGCCGCACCGCGAGGGCCGGCGCCGGTCGAAGACCGTGGCACGATGACGCGCGCGCCCAATGCGGTACCCGGTGGCCCGCTTATCACTACCGATGCGTCGGGTAAGCCGCTTCCCGGCATCGAGAACTATGGCAAGCCGGGCTATTACGCCGTGCGCCCCGGCGACACGATTCGCCGCATCGGAAACGAGACCGGCCAAAGCTGGCAGAACATCGCTCGCTGGAACAATCTGGACAACCCAGACCTGATCGAAGTCGGCCAGGTGCTGCGTGTGGTTCCTCCGGTGGGTCCGACCTCTACCCCCGTGGCGGCCGCGGCCGCTCCGACCGAAGGCGCAGTGACCAAGCCCGTGACGCCGCCGGCTGTGCTGCCCGCCGCGCCCGCGAGCGCCGCGGCCAGCAAGCCGCCGGTTACCGCATCGCCCTCGGCACCTGCTGCGAATTCGGGCGACGAGGATCTCGGCTGGATCTGGCCCGCGCACGGCACGCTCATAGCCGGGTTCGACGATGCGAAGAACAAGGGCTTCGATATCGGCGGCAAAGCCGGCGACGCGGTCCTGGCCGCGGCCGATGGCCGCGTGGTCTATGCAGGCGCAGGCCTGCGCGGCTACGGCAACCTGATCATCCTGAAGCACAACAACACCTACCTCACGGCCTATGCGCACAACCAGACGCTGCTCGTGAAGGAAGACCAGTCGGTGCAAAAGGGACAGAAGATCGCCGAGATGGGCAACAGCGACGCGGATCGCGTCAAGCTGCACTTCGAAATCCGTCGCCAGGGCAAGCCTGTCGACCCGGCACGCTACCTGCCGAGCCGGTAA
- a CDS encoding protein-L-isoaspartate(D-aspartate) O-methyltransferase produces MATQRPGFPVRLTPTASAATRGRMPAAPAKPLVPATPSMASDAVRARMVQKLAAQGITDPRVLRALGAVERHRFVDSALVNQAYEDTSLPIGLGQTISKPSVVARMIELLLGAPALVGKPQDRLGRVLEIGTGCGYQAAVLNHVATEVYSIERLRGLHERARANLRHFRLATVHLMLGDGMVGYAKGAPYAGIIAAAGGEAVPQAWTDQLAVGGRIVAPTQSAGGGQALVVIDKTARGLERRILEAVHFVPLKSGIA; encoded by the coding sequence ATGGCCACGCAACGGCCTGGTTTCCCGGTTCGCCTGACACCCACCGCTTCGGCCGCCACGCGAGGGCGCATGCCCGCCGCGCCAGCCAAGCCTCTGGTGCCGGCCACGCCCTCGATGGCTTCCGACGCCGTACGTGCGCGCATGGTGCAGAAGCTCGCCGCCCAAGGCATTACCGACCCCCGCGTGCTTCGTGCGCTGGGCGCGGTGGAGCGGCATCGTTTTGTCGACAGTGCGCTGGTCAACCAGGCCTACGAAGACACGAGTCTGCCCATCGGGCTGGGCCAGACCATTTCCAAGCCCAGCGTGGTGGCTCGCATGATCGAGCTTTTGCTGGGGGCGCCTGCCTTGGTGGGCAAGCCGCAAGACCGGCTCGGACGCGTGCTCGAAATCGGCACCGGTTGCGGCTACCAGGCTGCGGTGCTGAACCACGTGGCCACGGAGGTCTACAGCATCGAGCGCTTGCGCGGGCTGCACGAGCGCGCGCGCGCCAACCTGAGGCACTTCCGGCTCGCCACCGTGCACCTGATGCTCGGCGACGGCATGGTTGGCTACGCCAAGGGTGCACCCTATGCAGGAATCATCGCCGCAGCAGGTGGCGAAGCGGTCCCGCAAGCCTGGACCGATCAACTCGCAGTGGGCGGACGCATCGTCGCGCCCACCCAATCGGCGGGGGGCGGACAGGCCCTCGTCGTCATCGATAAAACCGCCCGTGGGCTGGAGCGCCGCATTCTTGAGGCGGTTCACTTTGTCCCCCTAAAATCGGGCATCGCTTGA
- a CDS encoding Bax inhibitor-1/YccA family protein, with amino-acid sequence MNDRVTTLDTSTGYGQVLPQAERQRVLRNTYWLLALSLLPTVLGAWIGVSTGITRSLTGGLGLIVFLGGAFGFMFAIEKTKNSAAGVPVLLAFTFFMGLMLSRLIAMVLGFKNGSELIMTAFGGTAGVFFVMASLATVIKRDLSGMGKWLFVGAMVLMVGAIINVFVGSSAGMMAISVAAIGIFSAFMLYDLKQIMDGGETNYISATLALYLDLFNVFQSLLALLGIAGGERD; translated from the coding sequence ATGAACGACCGCGTGACCACCCTCGACACTTCCACCGGCTACGGCCAGGTGCTGCCGCAGGCTGAGCGCCAACGCGTCCTGCGCAACACCTACTGGCTGCTCGCCCTGAGCCTGCTGCCCACCGTGCTGGGCGCATGGATCGGCGTCAGCACCGGCATTACCCGCTCGCTCACGGGCGGCCTGGGCCTCATCGTTTTCCTCGGCGGCGCCTTCGGCTTCATGTTCGCCATCGAGAAAACCAAGAACTCGGCCGCCGGCGTGCCGGTGCTGCTGGCCTTCACCTTCTTCATGGGCCTGATGCTGTCGCGGCTCATCGCGATGGTGCTGGGCTTCAAGAACGGCTCCGAGCTCATCATGACCGCGTTCGGCGGCACCGCCGGCGTGTTCTTCGTGATGGCTTCGCTGGCCACCGTGATCAAGCGCGACCTGTCCGGGATGGGCAAGTGGCTCTTCGTCGGCGCCATGGTGCTGATGGTGGGCGCCATCATCAATGTCTTCGTCGGCTCGAGCGCCGGCATGATGGCCATCTCGGTGGCTGCCATCGGCATCTTCTCGGCCTTCATGCTCTATGACCTGAAGCAGATCATGGATGGCGGCGAAACCAACTACATCAGCGCCACGCTTGCGCTCTACCTGGACCTGTTCAACGTGTTCCAGAGCCTGCTCGCCCTGCTGGGCATTGCCGGCGGCGAACGCGACTGA
- a CDS encoding YbhB/YbcL family Raf kinase inhibitor-like protein, whose protein sequence is MLEKLPEVIGHALHGVRAGLDKIIFNTLGMRQGMACISLTSVAFVDHGPLPPRYTADGEGLSPPLQWAQLPAETTSLVLVVEDADSPTPNPLVHAIVVGLRPSDGKLDEAAIPSRDNEGAAGLHVGRNSGLQAAWLPPDPPPGHGAHRYAFQLFALGSVPSFSSAPGRDEIFEALREHALASGLLIGTCERPDGSIKIEKTAPAGPLATG, encoded by the coding sequence ATGCTCGAAAAATTGCCCGAAGTCATAGGTCACGCGCTGCACGGCGTGCGCGCCGGCCTTGACAAGATTATTTTCAACACGCTCGGAATGCGGCAGGGCATGGCATGCATATCCCTGACCAGTGTGGCGTTCGTGGACCATGGGCCGCTGCCCCCGCGCTATACGGCTGACGGCGAAGGCTTGTCGCCGCCACTTCAGTGGGCCCAACTGCCGGCGGAAACCACCTCGTTGGTACTGGTGGTGGAGGACGCCGACTCGCCGACCCCGAATCCGCTGGTGCATGCGATCGTTGTGGGGCTGCGGCCGAGCGACGGCAAGCTCGACGAGGCCGCCATTCCGAGTCGCGATAACGAAGGCGCCGCCGGCCTGCATGTCGGACGCAACTCCGGGCTGCAGGCCGCGTGGCTGCCGCCAGACCCGCCGCCGGGGCATGGCGCCCACCGCTACGCTTTCCAGCTGTTTGCGCTCGGCAGCGTGCCTTCGTTTTCCTCCGCGCCGGGGCGCGACGAGATATTCGAAGCGCTGCGTGAGCATGCGCTGGCCAGCGGCCTGCTGATCGGCACCTGCGAAAGGCCGGATGGCTCCATCAAGATCGAGAAGACCGCGCCGGCGGGCCCATTGGCAACGGGTTGA
- a CDS encoding H-NS family nucleoid-associated regulatory protein yields MASTLADINSQIKKHDELIAQLRKQAEDLRNQERAGVIEEVRKKIAEYGLTASDLKLSARGGSVKRGNAVPGTKAAAKYRGPSGETWSGGRGRKPRWVTEALAAGKSLSEFEIK; encoded by the coding sequence ATGGCTTCGACCCTTGCCGATATCAATTCCCAGATCAAGAAGCACGACGAGCTGATTGCGCAATTGCGCAAGCAGGCCGAAGACCTTCGCAACCAAGAACGTGCGGGCGTCATTGAAGAGGTGCGCAAGAAAATCGCCGAATACGGTTTGACTGCTTCCGATCTGAAACTCAGCGCACGCGGCGGGTCGGTCAAGCGCGGCAACGCGGTTCCCGGAACCAAGGCAGCGGCCAAATACCGTGGCCCGAGCGGCGAAACCTGGTCGGGCGGCCGCGGCCGCAAGCCACGTTGGGTGACCGAAGCCCTGGCCGCCGGCAAGTCGCTTTCCGAGTTCGAGATCAAGTAA
- a CDS encoding NADPH:quinone oxidoreductase family protein, whose translation MHAWLCENPTGVDALTWKELPTPTPGPGQVLIEIRAASLNFPDLLIVQNKYQIKPPLPFVPGSEYAGIVQAVGEGVTHLSIGQNVACLSGTGGFATHTLAPAALCMPLPEGFGHVDAAAFIMIYATSWHALMDRAQLKAGETVLVLGAAGGVGTAAIQIAKAAGAKVIAAASTDEKCELCRSIGADATINYTTHALPNGFRDAIKAATDGKGPDVIYDPVGGDFAEPAFRSIGWRGRYLVVGFASGPIPSLPLNLTLLKGASLVGVFWGDFAKREPKANAQMMAELAQWYGRGKIKPVIDSTMPMAELKAAYAHMGSRGVKGKLVMVN comes from the coding sequence ATGCACGCATGGCTTTGCGAAAACCCCACCGGCGTCGATGCGCTGACCTGGAAAGAACTGCCCACACCAACGCCGGGTCCGGGCCAGGTGCTGATCGAAATCAGGGCTGCCAGCCTCAATTTTCCCGATTTGCTGATCGTCCAGAACAAATACCAGATCAAGCCGCCACTGCCCTTCGTGCCTGGTTCGGAATACGCCGGCATCGTCCAGGCGGTGGGCGAAGGCGTCACGCATCTTTCCATTGGCCAGAACGTGGCCTGCCTTTCGGGAACCGGGGGCTTCGCAACCCACACACTGGCGCCGGCGGCGCTTTGCATGCCGCTGCCGGAAGGCTTCGGCCACGTTGACGCGGCGGCATTCATCATGATCTATGCCACATCGTGGCATGCGCTGATGGACAGGGCGCAGCTCAAGGCCGGAGAAACCGTGCTCGTGCTCGGCGCCGCCGGCGGTGTGGGCACCGCGGCCATACAAATCGCAAAGGCAGCCGGTGCAAAAGTGATTGCGGCAGCTTCCACCGATGAGAAATGCGAACTCTGCCGCTCCATTGGCGCCGATGCCACCATCAACTACACGACACATGCGCTGCCAAACGGTTTTCGTGACGCCATCAAGGCTGCAACCGATGGCAAGGGGCCGGACGTCATTTACGACCCGGTGGGCGGCGATTTTGCGGAGCCCGCATTTCGCTCGATCGGTTGGCGCGGCCGTTATTTGGTGGTCGGCTTTGCCTCGGGCCCGATTCCATCGCTGCCTTTGAATCTGACGCTGCTGAAAGGCGCGTCGCTGGTTGGTGTGTTCTGGGGCGATTTTGCCAAGCGCGAGCCCAAGGCCAATGCACAAATGATGGCCGAATTGGCGCAGTGGTACGGCCGGGGAAAGATCAAGCCCGTGATCGACAGCACGATGCCGATGGCAGAATTGAAAGCGGCCTACGCCCACATGGGCTCACGCGGTGTCAAAGGAAAACTCGTCATGGTGAACTGA
- a CDS encoding sigma-70 family RNA polymerase sigma factor yields the protein MAASRPRRTLPVRRSAGKGEAAADHNLDSTPAARPSRAAAHPIAVAEPPGGEGADALTIYLRQVRRTELFTPEQEYQAACAARAGDFAARQSMIEHNLRLVVNIAKAYLGRGVPLSDLIEEGNLGLMHAITKFEPERGFRFSTYATWWIRQSVERAVMTQARAIRLPVQVVRELQQVLRARRTLEGDSDFLANRPDGVRVEDIAAFLGREVQAVAELLALAEAPRSLDGGDAHGDEGFTLADTVASDDERGDPTDVTHTHEVERLLDQWVHALDAREREVLEGRYGLHDREPETLEVLSVRLGLTRERVRQIQNQALAKMRRQLVRSGVGRDALF from the coding sequence ATGGCCGCCTCTCGCCCCCGCCGCACACTGCCTGTGCGCCGGTCGGCGGGCAAGGGCGAAGCAGCCGCAGACCACAATCTAGACAGCACGCCTGCAGCAAGGCCCAGCCGGGCTGCCGCACACCCGATTGCGGTTGCCGAACCGCCAGGCGGCGAGGGCGCGGATGCCCTGACCATCTACCTGCGGCAGGTTCGGCGCACCGAACTCTTCACGCCCGAGCAGGAATACCAGGCCGCATGCGCTGCCCGCGCCGGCGACTTTGCAGCGCGGCAATCGATGATCGAACACAACCTGCGGCTGGTTGTGAACATCGCCAAGGCCTACCTGGGCCGCGGCGTGCCGCTTTCCGATCTGATCGAGGAAGGCAACCTCGGTCTGATGCACGCCATCACCAAGTTCGAACCCGAGCGCGGCTTTCGCTTTTCCACTTATGCGACGTGGTGGATCCGGCAATCGGTCGAGCGGGCCGTCATGACCCAGGCCCGGGCGATCCGCCTGCCCGTGCAGGTGGTGCGCGAACTGCAACAGGTGCTGCGGGCCCGTCGCACGCTCGAAGGCGATTCGGACTTTCTGGCGAACCGGCCCGACGGCGTGCGCGTGGAAGACATTGCCGCGTTTCTGGGGCGCGAAGTGCAGGCGGTGGCGGAGCTGCTGGCGCTGGCGGAGGCGCCGCGCTCGCTGGATGGCGGCGACGCGCATGGTGACGAAGGCTTTACCTTGGCAGACACCGTGGCCTCCGACGACGAGCGAGGCGACCCGACCGACGTGACCCACACGCACGAGGTCGAACGCCTGCTCGACCAGTGGGTTCATGCGCTCGATGCACGCGAGCGCGAGGTGCTCGAGGGCCGCTATGGCTTGCATGACCGGGAGCCCGAAACGCTCGAAGTGTTGAGCGTCCGGCTCGGCCTGACGCGGGAGCGCGTGAGGCAGATCCAGAACCAGGCACTCGCCAAGATGCGCCGCCAGCTGGTCCGCTCCGGCGTGGGGCGCGACGCCTTGTTCTAG
- the rlmD gene encoding 23S rRNA (uracil(1939)-C(5))-methyltransferase RlmD produces the protein MTESTEEKKVPTKAAGKTPASAPDEWLKVESLDLDAQGVAHNAQGMVVFIEGALPFEEVQLSVHRRKNNWEQGTVTAIRRESSQRVRPGCPHFGLHTGACGGCKMQHLDAAAQVAVKQRALEDNLWHLGKVRPENVLRPMEGPAWHYRYRARLSVRHVVKKGTVLIGFHERKSRYLADMQVCPVLPKQVSDMLMPLRELIGSMDARETCPQIELACGDAPGTTVLGTIALVLRHLEPLSNADISRLKAFAAQNPGVQWWLQAKGPETVKLLEEGGTPLSYELPEFGVTMLFKPTDFTQVNPHINRALVGKALRLLDVQPQERVIDWFCGLGNFTLPLASRAREVLGIEGSDTLVARASDNFKKNEPATLARRALSPTRFVARNLFEMTPAMLVADGSADKWLVDPPREGAFALAKAMADLHLQPELRTDGWTPPKRIVYVSCNPSTLARDAGLLVHQAGYRCTFAGVINMFPHTAHVESIAVFDLA, from the coding sequence ATGACGGAATCCACTGAAGAAAAGAAAGTCCCCACGAAAGCGGCCGGGAAGACCCCGGCCAGCGCCCCGGACGAATGGCTCAAGGTCGAGTCGCTCGACCTGGATGCGCAGGGTGTCGCCCACAACGCCCAAGGCATGGTCGTGTTCATCGAGGGCGCCCTGCCTTTCGAGGAAGTGCAGCTCAGCGTTCACCGGCGCAAGAACAACTGGGAACAAGGCACGGTCACCGCCATCCGGCGTGAATCGTCGCAACGCGTGCGCCCGGGCTGCCCGCACTTCGGGCTGCACACCGGCGCGTGCGGCGGCTGCAAGATGCAGCACCTGGACGCCGCGGCGCAGGTGGCGGTTAAGCAGCGTGCGCTCGAAGACAACCTGTGGCATCTCGGCAAGGTGCGGCCAGAGAACGTGCTGCGGCCGATGGAAGGGCCGGCCTGGCACTACCGCTACCGCGCCCGGCTCTCGGTGCGCCATGTGGTCAAGAAGGGCACGGTGCTGATCGGCTTTCACGAGCGCAAGAGCCGGTATCTTGCCGACATGCAGGTGTGCCCGGTGCTGCCGAAGCAGGTCAGCGACATGCTGATGCCGCTGCGCGAACTGATCGGCTCGATGGATGCTCGCGAAACCTGTCCGCAGATCGAGCTTGCCTGCGGCGATGCGCCGGGGACGACCGTGCTCGGCACGATTGCGCTGGTGCTCAGGCACCTGGAGCCGCTGTCCAACGCGGACATCAGCCGCTTGAAGGCGTTCGCGGCGCAGAACCCGGGCGTTCAATGGTGGCTGCAGGCCAAGGGCCCCGAAACAGTGAAGCTGCTGGAAGAGGGCGGCACGCCGCTGTCGTACGAACTGCCGGAGTTCGGCGTCACCATGCTGTTCAAGCCGACCGATTTCACGCAGGTCAATCCGCACATCAATCGCGCGCTGGTGGGCAAGGCGCTGCGCCTTCTCGATGTGCAGCCGCAAGAGCGTGTGATCGACTGGTTCTGCGGGCTGGGCAATTTCACCCTGCCGCTGGCCAGCCGTGCGCGCGAGGTTCTTGGCATTGAAGGCAGCGACACCCTGGTGGCGCGCGCGAGCGACAACTTCAAGAAGAATGAACCTGCCACGCTGGCCAGGCGGGCGCTTTCGCCAACCCGGTTCGTGGCGCGCAATCTCTTCGAAATGACACCCGCCATGCTGGTGGCCGACGGCAGCGCGGACAAGTGGCTGGTCGACCCCCCGCGCGAAGGCGCCTTCGCGCTCGCCAAGGCCATGGCCGACCTGCACCTGCAACCCGAGCTGCGAACCGACGGCTGGACGCCGCCGAAGCGCATCGTGTACGTGAGCTGCAATCCGTCCACCCTTGCGCGGGATGCGGGGCTGCTCGTGCACCAGGCCGGGTATCGGTGCACCTTTGCCGGAGTGATCAACATGTTCCCGCACACGGCGCACGTGGAGTCGATTGCGGTGTTCGATCTGGCATGA
- the surE gene encoding 5'/3'-nucleotidase SurE — MKILISNDDGFQAPGIVALHDALKDIADVEVVAPEHNNSAKSNALTLAAPLYVHKAHNGFRYVTGTPADCVHIALKGLLDYRPDLVVSGINNGANMGDDTIYSGTVGAAMEAYLFGIPAIAFSQIEKGWAHVDAAAQVARRLVQQIERERMIEGGAFLLNVNVPNRPFEELKPIKVCRLGRRHAAEKVITQESPRGETMYWIAGAGSAKDSGEGTDFHATAAGHVALTPLQIDLTDHANLGQWRETVARLGN, encoded by the coding sequence ATGAAGATACTTATTTCCAATGACGATGGCTTTCAGGCGCCGGGCATCGTCGCATTGCACGACGCCCTGAAAGACATCGCCGATGTCGAGGTGGTTGCACCCGAGCACAACAACAGTGCCAAGTCGAACGCGCTGACCCTGGCCGCGCCGCTCTACGTGCACAAGGCGCACAACGGTTTTCGCTACGTCACGGGCACTCCGGCCGATTGCGTTCATATCGCGCTCAAGGGGCTGCTCGACTACCGGCCCGACCTGGTGGTGTCCGGCATCAACAACGGCGCCAACATGGGCGACGACACCATCTACTCGGGCACCGTTGGGGCGGCAATGGAGGCGTACCTGTTCGGCATTCCAGCCATTGCGTTCTCGCAGATCGAAAAGGGCTGGGCCCATGTCGATGCGGCCGCGCAGGTGGCGCGCCGGCTGGTTCAGCAGATCGAGCGCGAGCGCATGATCGAAGGCGGTGCTTTCCTGCTCAATGTGAATGTGCCGAACCGGCCGTTCGAGGAGCTCAAGCCGATCAAGGTTTGCCGGCTCGGCCGCCGCCACGCGGCGGAAAAGGTGATTACGCAGGAAAGCCCACGTGGCGAAACGATGTACTGGATTGCGGGCGCCGGCAGTGCCAAGGACAGCGGCGAGGGCACCGACTTTCACGCAACTGCCGCCGGCCACGTCGCATTGACGCCGCTGCAGATCGACCTCACCGACCACGCCAACCTGGGGCAATGGCGCGAGACGGTCGCCCGTCTCGGCAACTGA
- a CDS encoding histidine phosphatase family protein: MGTLYLVRHGQASFGAADYDNLSELGHRQSVRLGEYWRERGMHFDAVITGTLKRHRQTWEGIAQGLGLQRDDVLPWPGLNEYDSEAVIATIHEGKLEKPDSPEMYRHHFRLLRNGLGAWMQGRTRPAGMPSYVDFLSGVTTALDHVRDRHHGAKVLVVSSGGPISTAVGHVLGTSPETTIELNLRIRNTAVTEFAFTPKRHMLVTYNTLPHLDAPAYEGWVTYA, encoded by the coding sequence ATGGGAACCCTCTACCTTGTGCGCCACGGGCAGGCCAGTTTCGGCGCCGCCGACTACGACAACCTGAGCGAGCTCGGGCACAGGCAGTCCGTGCGGCTGGGTGAATACTGGCGCGAGCGCGGCATGCACTTCGATGCGGTGATCACGGGCACGTTGAAGCGGCATCGCCAGACCTGGGAGGGCATTGCACAGGGGCTCGGACTGCAGCGCGACGACGTGCTGCCATGGCCCGGGCTCAACGAGTACGACAGCGAGGCTGTCATTGCCACCATCCACGAAGGCAAGCTCGAGAAACCCGATTCGCCCGAGATGTACCGCCATCATTTCCGCCTCTTGCGCAATGGACTGGGCGCCTGGATGCAAGGCAGGACCCGGCCAGCCGGTATGCCGAGCTATGTGGACTTTCTGTCGGGCGTGACCACGGCGCTCGACCACGTGCGCGACCGCCACCATGGCGCCAAGGTGCTGGTGGTGTCGAGCGGCGGGCCGATCAGCACGGCGGTTGGGCATGTGCTTGGCACGAGCCCGGAAACCACGATCGAGCTCAATCTGCGCATCCGCAACACGGCGGTGACGGAGTTCGCTTTTACGCCCAAACGCCACATGCTCGTGACGTACAACACCCTGCCGCATCTGGATGCCCCCGCGTACGAGGGCTGGGTTACTTACGCCTGA
- a CDS encoding GlsB/YeaQ/YmgE family stress response membrane protein gives MSIVWTILIGFIVGLVARAVKPGDDSAGFIVTTLIGVAGSLIVTYVGQAMGWYTAGQGAGFIASVLGAIVLLVLYGLVKRKS, from the coding sequence ATGAGCATCGTCTGGACTATTCTGATCGGGTTCATCGTGGGTCTGGTTGCGCGGGCCGTCAAGCCGGGCGACGATTCCGCGGGCTTCATCGTGACAACGCTGATCGGCGTCGCGGGTTCATTGATCGTGACCTACGTTGGCCAGGCCATGGGCTGGTACACCGCGGGCCAGGGCGCCGGCTTCATCGCTTCAGTGCTCGGCGCGATCGTGCTGCTCGTTCTTTACGGCCTGGTCAAGCGCAAGAGCTGA